One window of Helicobacter winghamensis ATCC BAA-430 genomic DNA carries:
- a CDS encoding RNA-directed DNA polymerase yields MAKNILDLEYNEARDFFLQEKSYCSFSLPPYIKFGGLFNAINNEFEINNYTLEDILKGEPRKYDSVNYKLFTNKNGKYDWRPFELIHPVLYACLVREMTTKDNWEFIKTRFQECAKDSFIECCSIPVVSETKHSNQAEQISQWWNLVEQNSIKYSIEFDYLLHTDIANFYPSIYTHSIAWALHTKDMAKKGRNDRLLLGNKIDRTIMNMSYGQTNGIPQGSVLMDFIAEIILAYVDELLVKEIGCSNDFKIIRYRDDYRIFTNNPKDAETILKKLSKILTGLGLKLNVHKTCVSQNIVQGSIKQDKMDWLFLETILKGQGTLQKQLLVLHQFTLKYENSGVILKYLERLLQDLNHKIAEENNGDKQTDIYFFKMNLNKENKEALIAILVDMVTINPKTYQFIMVILGILFGQINDDNFINKTIQRLNNIHNNSYMQIWLQRAIIKQEINDIYKEFDDLICKNVYNISKGIDIGKLLWNNDWLKCQNLIDIFTKYPIIKKEDIDNLSLYTQSNEINLFDYEIKDMIQIDEQ; encoded by the coding sequence ATGGCTAAAAATATTTTGGATCTTGAATATAATGAAGCTAGAGATTTTTTCCTACAAGAAAAAAGCTATTGTAGTTTTAGTTTGCCACCTTATATTAAATTTGGTGGTTTGTTTAACGCTATAAATAACGAATTTGAAATAAATAATTATACACTTGAGGATATCTTAAAAGGAGAGCCTAGAAAATATGATTCTGTAAATTATAAATTATTTACCAATAAAAATGGCAAATATGATTGGCGTCCATTTGAGTTGATACACCCTGTTTTATATGCTTGTCTTGTTCGAGAAATGACCACAAAGGATAATTGGGAGTTTATCAAAACTAGATTTCAAGAGTGTGCCAAAGATAGCTTTATAGAATGCTGTAGTATCCCTGTGGTATCAGAAACAAAACATTCAAATCAAGCAGAGCAAATCTCACAATGGTGGAATTTGGTCGAGCAAAACTCCATAAAATATAGCATAGAGTTTGATTATTTGCTCCATACAGATATAGCTAATTTCTACCCATCTATTTATACACATTCCATTGCTTGGGCTCTACACACTAAGGATATGGCAAAAAAAGGACGCAATGATAGGTTGTTGTTGGGAAATAAAATTGATAGGACAATTATGAATATGTCTTACGGGCAGACAAATGGAATCCCACAAGGCTCTGTTTTAATGGACTTTATAGCAGAGATTATTTTGGCTTATGTTGATGAACTTCTAGTGAAAGAGATAGGTTGTTCTAATGATTTTAAGATTATACGATACAGAGATGATTATAGGATATTTACGAATAACCCAAAAGATGCAGAAACTATTTTGAAAAAATTGTCTAAAATCCTTACAGGCTTAGGCTTAAAGCTTAATGTTCATAAAACTTGCGTTTCCCAAAACATTGTTCAAGGCTCAATAAAACAAGATAAAATGGATTGGCTTTTTTTGGAAACAATTTTAAAAGGGCAAGGAACGCTGCAAAAACAGCTTTTAGTTCTACATCAATTTACCCTAAAGTATGAGAATAGTGGAGTAATTCTTAAATATTTAGAAAGGTTGCTACAAGATTTAAACCATAAAATTGCTGAAGAAAACAATGGCGACAAACAAACCGATATATACTTTTTCAAAATGAATTTAAATAAAGAAAACAAGGAAGCCTTGATTGCTATTTTAGTGGATATGGTTACGATAAATCCAAAAACATATCAATTCATAATGGTTATTTTAGGGATTTTATTTGGTCAAATAAATGATGACAATTTTATAAATAAAACAATACAAAGACTCAATAATATTCACAATAATTCATATATGCAAATTTGGCTACAACGAGCTATTATAAAACAAGAAATAAATGATATTTACAAAGAATTTGATGATCTTATTTGCAAGAATGTCTATAATATTTCCAAAGGGATTGATATCGGCAAATTATTGTGGAACAACGATTGGTTGAAATGCCAAAATTTAATAGACATTTTTACAAAATATCCAATCATAAAAAAAGAAGATATAGACAATCTATCTCTTTACACACAAAGTAATGAAATCAATCTATTTGATTATGAAATTAAGGATATGATACAGATTGATGAACAATGA